In Hydrogenispora ethanolica, a genomic segment contains:
- a CDS encoding DEAD/DEAH box helicase family protein: MSLRDVELKSEYRSLIDNVAKDFYIPLLKQAVTYKRAVGFFSSSALAEISKGILGLVNNGGTIQLVASPHLSDEDVEAIKKGYELREKIIENALIRELHGVNTEMEQERLNLLANLIADGFLDIKIALTEQNGEIGMYHEKMGIIADSEGNKVAFSGSMNESATAMTMNYEAIDVFCSWLDEKDRVTSKENAFTAIWNNTEPSIVTIDFPNVKEEIIKRYRRSPVIDVVREEFGDYVYISRKPSTCWISKPDYVKFYDYQIDAMISWENENYRGIFDMATGTGKTYTALGALEVLCNKVKSNLGVFIVCPYQHLVEQWVTDIKAFGIKPLICYSGYDWKKKYKSLISDFKLGVIKNFCVVTTNATFASENMQKEIDKLKGNVCLVVDEAHNFGAKKQLECMKEVFKYRLALSATLERHHDDEGTQKLKNYFGNKCIEYSLARAIKEDKLTPYYYHPIPIYLDDDELEAYNELTEKIIKILQNSKKDEPMPKLAETLLIKRARIIAGARNKLKALYEIIKERYVTENQILVYCGATTVENSSYIEGKIDEEEKRQIEIVVDMLGNNLGMRVSKFTSEENAAEREMIKENFADGTMLQALVAIRCLDEGVNIPGIRTAFILASSTNPKEYIQRRGRVLRKAPNKPFARIYDFITLPRNIDEPMHGSEYLNSEYSLIRREYERMEDFASLAENSSDAAKLQEKIDDFYKLNYIGGKDYGI, translated from the coding sequence GTGAGCTTAAGAGATGTTGAATTGAAAAGTGAATACCGCTCTTTAATAGACAATGTAGCAAAGGATTTCTATATCCCTTTACTAAAACAAGCTGTTACATATAAAAGGGCAGTTGGCTTTTTCTCGTCCTCTGCTCTGGCTGAAATTTCGAAGGGAATTTTAGGGCTGGTTAATAACGGAGGAACTATCCAGCTTGTCGCTTCCCCTCACCTTTCCGATGAAGATGTTGAAGCCATAAAAAAAGGGTATGAATTAAGAGAGAAAATTATTGAGAATGCTCTAATTCGGGAGCTTCATGGTGTAAACACAGAAATGGAGCAGGAACGTCTTAATCTCTTGGCAAACTTAATTGCTGATGGCTTCCTGGATATAAAAATAGCGTTAACCGAACAAAATGGCGAAATTGGAATGTACCACGAAAAAATGGGGATCATCGCAGACTCAGAGGGTAACAAAGTCGCTTTTTCCGGATCTATGAACGAGTCGGCTACGGCTATGACAATGAACTACGAAGCCATAGATGTGTTTTGCTCCTGGCTTGATGAAAAAGACCGAGTAACCTCAAAAGAAAATGCGTTTACTGCAATATGGAATAATACTGAGCCAAGTATTGTCACCATAGATTTTCCTAATGTTAAAGAAGAAATTATCAAGCGGTATCGCAGAAGTCCGGTAATTGATGTAGTCAGAGAAGAGTTTGGTGATTATGTCTATATTTCACGGAAACCAAGTACCTGCTGGATAAGTAAACCCGATTATGTGAAGTTTTACGATTATCAGATTGATGCCATGATTTCATGGGAGAATGAAAATTATCGTGGTATCTTCGATATGGCAACCGGGACAGGAAAAACCTATACCGCTCTCGGTGCGTTAGAGGTTTTGTGCAATAAAGTAAAATCTAATCTTGGGGTATTCATTGTCTGTCCGTATCAGCATCTTGTCGAGCAATGGGTAACAGATATTAAGGCTTTTGGGATCAAGCCTCTTATTTGCTATTCAGGATATGACTGGAAGAAAAAATACAAATCCTTGATCAGCGATTTTAAGCTGGGCGTTATAAAAAATTTCTGTGTTGTCACAACCAACGCTACTTTTGCATCTGAAAATATGCAAAAGGAAATCGATAAGCTAAAGGGGAATGTTTGCTTAGTTGTTGATGAAGCACATAATTTCGGCGCTAAAAAGCAGCTTGAGTGCATGAAAGAAGTATTTAAGTATCGCTTGGCATTATCTGCAACTTTAGAACGGCATCACGATGATGAAGGCACACAAAAATTGAAAAATTATTTTGGCAACAAGTGTATCGAATATTCTCTGGCACGGGCGATTAAAGAAGATAAGCTTACCCCTTATTACTATCACCCGATTCCGATATATCTCGATGACGATGAGCTTGAAGCCTATAATGAGCTTACCGAAAAAATTATAAAGATATTGCAGAACTCAAAAAAAGACGAGCCTATGCCGAAGCTTGCCGAGACACTGCTGATAAAAAGAGCGAGGATTATTGCCGGAGCCAGGAACAAACTGAAAGCGCTTTATGAAATCATAAAAGAGCGGTATGTAACGGAAAATCAAATTTTAGTTTACTGCGGCGCTACAACTGTGGAGAACAGCAGCTATATTGAAGGCAAGATTGATGAGGAAGAAAAACGGCAAATCGAGATAGTCGTTGATATGCTCGGAAACAACTTGGGTATGAGGGTTTCAAAGTTTACCTCAGAAGAAAATGCAGCCGAGCGTGAAATGATAAAAGAGAATTTCGCAGATGGTACAATGCTTCAGGCTTTAGTTGCTATTCGATGCCTGGATGAAGGTGTTAATATCCCCGGAATAAGAACAGCGTTTATTCTCGCAAGCAGCACCAATCCAAAGGAATATATACAGCGGCGCGGCAGGGTATTGAGAAAAGCACCCAACAAGCCGTTTGCAAGGATATATGACTTTATTACTTTACCAAGAAATATTGACGAGCCGATGCATGGCAGTGAGTATCTTAACAGCGAGTACTCCTTGATAAGGCGTGAATACGAAAGAATGGAAGATTTTGCGAGCTTAGCGGAAAACTCATCCGATGCAGCGAAATTGCAGGAAAAAATTGATGATTTTTATAAGCTGAACTATATAGGGGGTAAAGATTATGGAATCTAA
- a CDS encoding AAA family ATPase codes for MIIKSIALNNFRQYKGAQPPILFSTDKEKNVTVILGVNTSGKTTLIQAFEWCLYEYEKVNFKSRDVLNIEVAKAMGLYTSQEVYVEIVLIHEDKEFTIRRTQKFTKSDADKIKAERSVLKIQYKEDNGEQQAVPSYECENTINKILPEALSDYFFFDGERIADINNRGDVVAAVRGLMGLDVVGEAKDRLDPNKASSVTAKFSKELDVGSDQKNNKLKNDLTDAQTRLDTLNIRKNEVKDEIEYYERRKEELSAQILANKDEKHNQDKKLSLEKDIVQITKNIENTESRIVKDFTAGAIKFFATPLIHYAIKVIDEAKYSGEGIPHMRSAAIDFILERKKCICGCDLSKNEEARENILFEQSLLPPQHLGTILHTTKDTYKRYLKEAQSFCKTILENHTEYRNNRNYLGEKTDELKNVSAKIQGNIDVAKIEQDYQKNEKTLKDKRELLLKISSDIGATEKEIAEIEKTIERLTIVSDKNERLRKCIAYAKAVYEWLKAGYDKQEKEVKERLLESVNNIFEKMYHGKRHVTINDRYQIVLMTLLDNDEVKTDESKGLEAVKNFSFISGLVDLARQKAHKGNDVTEDEDIPVNTEPYPLVMDAPFSNADEIHINNISKIIPEIAEQVILMVMQKDWEYARPALEDKIGCSYFIEKINNSDTNSVIRRII; via the coding sequence ATGATAATTAAGAGTATCGCGTTAAATAACTTCCGTCAATACAAAGGAGCGCAACCGCCGATTCTCTTTTCAACTGATAAAGAGAAAAATGTAACTGTTATCCTGGGTGTCAACACAAGTGGAAAGACCACGCTAATTCAGGCGTTTGAGTGGTGCCTATATGAATATGAAAAGGTAAACTTTAAGTCCCGTGATGTTCTTAACATTGAAGTAGCAAAGGCAATGGGTCTATATACTTCCCAAGAGGTGTACGTTGAAATTGTCTTAATTCATGAAGATAAGGAGTTTACCATACGAAGAACACAGAAGTTTACTAAATCCGATGCCGATAAAATCAAGGCAGAGAGATCTGTATTGAAAATTCAATACAAGGAAGATAATGGTGAACAACAAGCTGTCCCCTCTTATGAATGTGAAAACACCATAAATAAGATTTTACCAGAGGCATTATCGGATTATTTTTTCTTTGATGGTGAGCGCATAGCAGATATTAACAATCGCGGTGATGTCGTCGCGGCTGTCAGAGGTTTGATGGGCTTAGATGTTGTCGGTGAAGCAAAAGACAGATTAGATCCTAATAAGGCTTCCTCTGTCACAGCAAAATTCAGTAAAGAGCTTGACGTTGGTAGCGATCAAAAAAATAATAAGCTAAAGAATGACCTTACCGATGCCCAGACAAGGTTAGATACACTAAATATAAGGAAAAATGAAGTAAAAGATGAAATAGAGTACTATGAAAGAAGAAAAGAGGAGCTTTCCGCTCAAATACTCGCAAACAAAGATGAGAAGCATAATCAGGACAAAAAACTTTCACTTGAAAAAGATATTGTTCAAATCACTAAGAATATTGAGAATACCGAAAGCCGCATCGTCAAGGATTTTACAGCAGGAGCAATAAAATTCTTTGCTACGCCCCTCATTCATTATGCCATTAAGGTTATTGATGAAGCAAAATATAGCGGTGAGGGCATTCCTCATATGCGTTCAGCAGCTATTGACTTTATATTGGAAAGGAAAAAATGCATATGCGGCTGTGATCTGAGCAAAAACGAAGAGGCAAGAGAGAACATATTGTTTGAGCAGAGCTTGTTGCCACCCCAACATTTAGGTACTATTCTGCACACTACCAAGGATACATATAAGCGTTATTTGAAGGAAGCCCAAAGCTTTTGTAAAACTATTCTGGAAAATCACACAGAATATCGCAACAACAGAAATTATTTGGGCGAAAAGACGGACGAATTAAAAAATGTAAGTGCTAAAATTCAAGGTAACATTGATGTTGCTAAGATTGAGCAGGACTATCAGAAAAACGAGAAAACTTTAAAAGACAAGAGAGAGCTGCTATTGAAGATTTCTTCCGATATCGGTGCTACAGAAAAAGAAATAGCTGAAATCGAAAAAACTATTGAACGATTGACCATAGTATCGGATAAAAACGAGAGGTTAAGAAAATGTATCGCTTATGCAAAAGCTGTATATGAATGGTTAAAAGCCGGTTATGACAAGCAGGAAAAGGAAGTAAAGGAGCGCTTGCTGGAAAGCGTAAACAACATTTTTGAAAAGATGTATCACGGAAAACGTCACGTTACCATTAATGACCGTTATCAAATTGTATTAATGACACTTTTGGATAATGACGAAGTGAAGACTGACGAGAGTAAAGGCTTAGAAGCTGTTAAAAACTTTTCTTTTATTTCTGGTTTGGTCGATTTAGCAAGACAAAAAGCTCACAAAGGAAACGATGTCACAGAAGATGAGGACATTCCCGTTAATACTGAGCCATATCCTCTTGTTATGGATGCCCCGTTCTCTAATGCAGACGAAATCCATATAAACAATATCTCCAAAATCATTCCAGAAATTGCAGAGCAAGTTATTTTAATGGTTATGCAGAAAGATTGGGAGTATGCAAGACCTGCCTTAGAGGACAAAATCGGATGTAGTTATTTTATTGAGAAAATTAACAACTCCGATACCAATTCGGTCATAAGGAGGATTATATAA
- a CDS encoding 5'-nucleotidase, translating into MPYDISEKLKIAVTTRAIFKLEQENEIFEKKGRAEYEKYQIEHEDDILIPGAAYSLVSALLKLNSIDKLNHKIEVIIMSRNSVNTSLRVFNSIKNYNLDISRGIFTGGGDLAPYLEALKIDLFLTANPYDAQAAINRKVPAATLLTNNIPDYNIGDSVREIRIAFDGDAVLFSEESEAIYKQKGLEAFAANEELNAKNPMNEGPFAKFLKTIAEIQKNIQDTDLNIRTALVTARNAPSHERVVRTLRAWDVCIDEAFFLGGISKTEVLKAFGAHIFFDDQMTYTEAASSVIPSGTVPYQAGSTLNEE; encoded by the coding sequence ATGCCATATGATATTTCTGAAAAACTCAAGATTGCTGTTACTACACGTGCGATATTCAAACTTGAGCAGGAAAATGAGATCTTTGAGAAAAAAGGTCGGGCTGAATATGAAAAATACCAAATAGAGCATGAAGATGATATTTTAATTCCTGGCGCTGCTTATTCTTTGGTTTCTGCGTTGCTTAAGCTTAACAGCATTGATAAACTCAATCATAAAATTGAAGTAATCATAATGTCAAGAAACAGCGTCAATACCAGTCTTCGCGTTTTTAATTCAATTAAGAATTATAACCTTGACATTTCAAGAGGAATATTTACAGGTGGTGGTGATTTAGCACCATACCTTGAAGCGCTTAAAATAGACTTGTTCTTGACGGCAAATCCCTATGATGCGCAAGCCGCAATTAACAGAAAAGTACCCGCAGCAACACTTTTAACAAATAACATTCCAGATTACAATATAGGAGACAGTGTTAGAGAAATTAGGATTGCATTTGACGGTGATGCTGTACTTTTTTCTGAAGAATCTGAAGCAATATACAAACAAAAAGGGCTTGAAGCATTTGCTGCAAATGAAGAGCTGAATGCGAAAAACCCTATGAATGAAGGTCCTTTTGCAAAATTCCTTAAAACAATTGCAGAAATCCAGAAAAATATTCAAGACACTGATCTCAATATTAGAACGGCACTTGTAACTGCGCGTAATGCGCCTTCACATGAGCGGGTTGTCCGGACTTTGCGTGCATGGGATGTATGTATTGATGAAGCTTTCTTTTTAGGTGGTATATCTAAAACAGAAGTATTAAAAGCATTTGGTGCACATATCTTTTTTGATGATCAGATGACGTATACAGAAGCTGCTTCGAGTGTTATTCCCTCTGGAACTGTACCTTACCAAGCCGGAAGTACACTAAATGAAGAATAA